A genomic segment from Anticarsia gemmatalis isolate Benzon Research Colony breed Stoneville strain chromosome 12, ilAntGemm2 primary, whole genome shotgun sequence encodes:
- the LOC142976874 gene encoding uncharacterized protein LOC142976874, producing MIPNKIRESRRVKALKLPKNLERLYKEGKCRECAVVVTRMDFAKILGKFTKVKIQYESSTTPKTKQNSGLTSPNSNARLKSNENGMVLIHRNAYSQHPVKDQISSRKTKNETSRVSTNILKENNRLKKPILKDKNSNYDDNKKKTNHLKQYGIVFEDPLVNNNNNNNSDINCKIFLSDIISEINESILPSEDWCIDFFPKKGEPKDDKVYDRIAAELEDLMYNEKPEKPEEKSDITETKVDDFPSIMDILNDNSSENKTNDQSSTLEFKSNLESSDVEAMLLGKTNSEDPVPPTPMDVDNPDMGNLIEDVNQFAVIQNNAIVPEQDKLPPPELPEEIDNPHSPSILDEALQKGIEEHLPCNPVKPDENEETETEPIKDKIEEKLEDESNGTDVVPKLEDTETKVIQPDIDNKINESKEVLIKETTSLASIDGITHLVFKKTKDGACFKTVTCPKNLRYDIEIDGKSVEFIGAPKFISSLEDLQVLLQIVNESELDSLYVLH from the coding sequence ATGATTCCTAATAAAATACGTGAAAGTCGTAGAGTAAAAGCATTAAAACTACCGAAAAACCTGGAACGCTTATATAAAGAAGGAAAATGTCGCGAGTGTGCAGTGGTTGTTACTCGAATGGATTTTGCCAAAATACTGGGTAAATTTACTAAAGTGAAGATCCAATATGAAAGCAGCACAACTCCAAAAACGAAGCAGAATTCAGGATTGACTTCACCAAATTCAAATGCTCGACTAAAAAGCAACGAGAATGGTATGGTTCTTATTCATAGAAATGCATACAGCCAACACCCAGTTAAAGACCAAATATCTTCTAGAAAGACAAAAAACGAGACTTCCCGTGTTTCtactaatatattaaaagaaaataatcgtCTGAAAAAACCAATTTTAAAGGACAAAAACTCTAATTATGATGATAACAAGAAAAAAACCAATCACTTAAAGCAGTATGGAATTGTGTTTGAGGATCCATTGGtgaacaacaacaataataataatagtgacataaattgtaaaatatttttatctgacATAATATCTGAAATAAATGAGAGTATATTGCCTTCGGAGGACTGGTGTATAGACTTTTTTCCGAAAAAAGGTGAACCTAAAGATGACAAAGTATATGACCGAATAGCAGCAGAATTAGAAGACTTAATGTATAATGAGAAACCAGAAAAGCCTGAAGAAAAATCAGACATAACAGAGACCAAAGTGGATGATTTTCCATCTATAATGGATATTCTTAATGATAATAGTagtgaaaacaaaactaatgaCCAAAGTAGTACCCtagaatttaaatcaaatttagaATCCAGCGATGTGGAAGCAATGCTTCTGGGTAAAACAAACTCTGAAGATCCTGTGCCTCCTACGCCCATGGATGTTGATAATCCTGATATGGGCAATTTAATTGAAGATGTAAACCAATTTGCTGTTATTCAGAATAATGCAATTGTTCCCGAACAAGACAAGTTACCTCCTCCAGAATTACCTGAAGAAATTGATAATCCTCATAGCCCATCGATACTCGATGAAGCTCTACAAAAAGGAATAGAAGAGCATTTGCCGTGTAATCCAGTTAAACCTGATGAAAATGAAGAGACCGAAACCGAACCTATTAAGGACAAAATTGAAGAAAAACTGGAAGATGAATCTAATGGCACTGATGTTGTCCCAAAACTAGAAGACACTGAAACAAAGGTAATTCAACCagacattgataacaaaattaatgaGTCCAAGGAAGTCCTCATCAAGGAGACAACTTCTTTGGCTTCCATAGATGGTATCACTCACCTTGTTTTCAAGAAGACTAAAGACGGTGCCTGTTTTAAAACTGTGACATGTCCTAAAAACCTAAGATATGATATTGAAATTGATGGGAAGTCTGTTGAGTTTATTGGAGCACCCAAATTCATATCTAGTTTAGAAGACTTACAAGTGCTATTGCAAATAGTTAATGAAAGTGAACTGGATAGTTTATATGTACTGCATTGA